One window of Microtus pennsylvanicus isolate mMicPen1 chromosome X, mMicPen1.hap1, whole genome shotgun sequence genomic DNA carries:
- the Dusp9 gene encoding dual specificity protein phosphatase 9, with the protein MESLGRSCLWLRQELSPPRPQLLLLDCRSRELYESARICGALSVALPALMLRRLRRGSLSVRSLLPGPPLQPPPPAPVLLYDQGSGRSQQGEAEAQAEAQAEAQAEEAPEWEADSVLGVLLQKLREEGYLAYYLQGGFSKFQAECPHLCETSFSGPAGSSLASVPSPVPVVGLGGLCLASDISDAESEADRDSMSCGLDSESTTSPPTGLLPPFPVQILPNLYLGSARDSANLESLAKLGIRYILNVTPNLPNLFEKNGDFHYKQIPISDHWSQNLSQFFPEAIAFIDEALSQNCGVLVHCLAGVSRSVTVTVAYLMQKLHLSLNDAYDLVKRKKSNISPNFNFMGQLLDFEHSLRLEERRSAGQSSGGPESTVSDPPSFFTTPTSDGVFELDPT; encoded by the exons ATGGAGAGTCTGGGTCGTTCGTGCCTGTGGCTGCGCCAGGAGCTGTCGCCCCCGCGCCCACAGCTTCTACTGCTGGACTGCCGCAGCCGGGAGCTGTACGAGTCGGCGCGCATCTGCGGGGCGCTGAGCGTGGCCCTGCCCGCCCTGATGCTGCGCCGCCTACGGAGAGGGAGCCTGTCTGTGCGCTCGCTCTTGCCTGGGCCACCGCTGCAACCTCCCCCACCCGCCCCTGTGCTTCTGTACGACCAGGGTAGTGGCCGAAGccagcagggagaggcagaggcgcaggcagaggcacaggcagaGGCACAGGCCGAAGAAGCCCCAGAGTGGGAAGCTGACTCGGTGCTGGGCGTCCTGCTCCAGAAGCTGCGGGAAGAAGGCTACCTGGCCTACTACCTACAGG GTGGTTTCAGCAAATTCCAGGCCGAGTGTCCTCACCTTTGTGAAACCAGCTTTAGCGGTCCTGCTGGCTCAAGCTTGGCCTCAGTACCTAGCCCCGTGCCGGTGGTAGGGCTAGGTGGCCTGTGCCTGGCCTCTGATATCTCTGATGCTGAGTCTGAGGCTGACCGCGACTCCATGAGCTGTGGCCTAGATTCGGAGAGCACCACGTCCCCTCCAACTGGGCTGCTACCACCTTTCCCAGTCCAGATTCTGCCCAATCTCTACCTAGGCAGTGCCCGAGATTCAGCCAACTTGGAGAGCCTTGCCAAGCTTGGCATCCGCTATATCCTCAATGTCACCCCCAACCTCCCTAACCTCTTTGAGAAGAATGGTGACTTCCACTACAAGCAGATTCCTATCTCCGACCACTGGAGCCAGAATCTGTCCCAGTTCTTTCCAGAGGCCATTGCTTTCATTG ATGAGGCCTTGTCCCAGAACTGCGGGGTGCTCGTCCACTGCCTGGCAGGGGTCAGCCGCTCTGTCACTGTCACCGTGGCCTACCTCATGCAGAAGCTCCACCTCTCACTCAACGATGCCTACGACTTGGTCAAGCGGAAGAAGTCTAACATCTCACCCAACTTCAACTTCATGGGGCAGCTGCTAGACTTTGAGCACAGCCTGCGCCTGGAGGAGAGGCGCTCCGCGGGGCAGAGCAGTGGGGGGCCGGAGTCCACTGTCTCAGACCCACCTTCTTTCTTTACTACCCCTACCAGCGATGGGGTCTTTGAGCTGGACCCCACATAA